The region CTGTACTACTGGTCTGTATCCCTGTAATAACCGATTGACCAAAATCCAGCGTTGTATTAGCCGAGTTAATATTCTGAAAAAATAAACGCGTTAATGTCATCGGATAATTATTAGTTTTAAAGCTGTTGCTATTAAAACTATAAAGAGAACCTTTATACGCACTTAGCAGCTCAACGTTTGCAGGAATAGTATTATCAAACGTAATATTTACATAAATCCCTTTTGTGTCGATGTAGCGTGCCGCATTGGACACACTATTATTCTGCATTCTTATCGGATAATACAAGCTGTTATATGAACTCTCCTGGAAAACAACTTTCATATCACTTTGCAAGGTAAGGTTACCATATACATAAAGAGGTATTACATTATAACTATTGTCAACACTGTTAATCTTCAGTACCGGCGTATTGGGTGCATTGCTGAAAGTTACATTATTCGCCGATGCAGATTGCCCTCCGAAATTATCAACCATTACCTGATTTAGCGTAGGAGTAAAGCCAGAATTCTGGTCAAAGAAAACATTATCATTCGGTCTTGGTGCACCACAACCTGTAATAGGCGAACCTCCAGATGTTAACGACCAATGCGATAGGTCGTTCCAGCTGCCTTGCCCTCCAATCCAGTAGAGATCTCTGGAAGCAGAAGAAAGAGAATTGGTAAAATCAATACCTGTATTGCCTCCCAAATCTGTACTTGCGGAAGTAATGTAAGTTTGTCCGCCTGATGAAAATATATTTTGCAGACGCACCCTGTCTATGATAAAATCTGTGGTATTGTATGTAGGGATAATAATCTGTTTTGCCGCGCCGTAACCACTTACTTGTAACCGGTCACCATCCAGACAGTCGCCTTGCAGCTGCATACTTTGGTTTACTTTTATATTACTCTGTAATCCCACAATATTTCTTTTCTGGATATTGAGATGATTGATTTCTTTTAAGCTGACGATCATTACAGTCGGATTACCAGGTGTTACCAAGGTATTACTTACAGGCATTATGTTGAGTCTGTTAATTGTTGTATTCTGTAAATCGGTATATATAGTACTACCATTAACACCCTGCATATCTATCCTTTCAAAGAAATGAGAAAGTTTTATAAACTAGTAATCTTTTGATTTCTAAAATCAGTCTATTATTCATCCAAACATAAGGGGTCGTTTCTTCTAATTCTTTAAATGCCTTTTCTAAAGTCCGAACGTTTACATTTAGATAAGATGCAATCTGCTTTACAGATAAAGATTTGTTAAGATCATTACTATTAACAAAGGTCTTAAACTTAGATATCAAAATTTTTCGCGGTGAAATGTCGACAGTATTAGAGCTATCTGGCCGAAATATATTTTCGCAAATTAATAAAAGGCTAAACAAATGATTATTAAGAATAATATGTTGATTCTCATTATCACAATTTTTAAGTTCAGCTTCAATCAAGTTGAATAAAAGCAAAACATCATCATACCTGTTACCCAGATCAAAATAAGGTAATATTGCAGGGTCATTAAACAAACAAGTATTGTGAAAAAAACCTAAATGCATTTGGTTAAGACAAAAAAACTCTTTAGTGAAGATTAAGATTTTCGCTCCATAATTGACAGGAGGAAAAAATTGATTAATTTGATTTTGAGCTACAAAAAGTATATGCTTTTCTTTAACTTCGATCTTATTAAAATCTACCATATGCAACCCTTCTCCTTTTTCGAAGAGATGCAATGCAAAAAATGATAATTTATGCGGTTCTATAATTTGAGGTCTGTCTTCAAGTAGTTCCGCTATGGATTTGGTATTAATATTCAAATTACCGTTAGGGAATAAAAATGGCTCAATGCTGTAATTTGACATATACAAACAATTTATATTTAAAAAAATGGATTTTTTATAAATTACTAAGGAGATATTTCATTTTTTTTAACAATCAAACTTTTCTCAAAAATAAGAGTGTCGTATTGAAGTGAATCCCTCTTCAAACAAGACATTAACGAACATAGGATCAGACTCTTTAGTTACGTGTGCATCTAATCTCTTTTCTAACCGCATATATTATTTCCACCATTTTTTAAATGTCTGTGTACTATCCTTAAACATCACAGGTTCTCCTATCATTGGAGTAATCATTTTGAAATCATACTTCTCAGATGCTTCTGAAATTTTATTCAACGGCTCGTGCCAGGAGTGTCTTCCCAGTGCATATTTGGAATTGTGGACAGTCATTACCCTTTTGGGCTGAAGAACCTCAATAGCTTTTACCAAGTCATCAGGCATCAAGTGGATATATTTCCAGTCTTCATTATACTGCCCATTTTCCATGATGGCAAAATCAATGGTTCCAAACTTTTTCTTGATAGCGAAAAAATGGTCATCGTATCCCGTATCCCCGCAGATAAAGACGTTGCCTAAAGACGATTGAAGCATATAAGCTGTCCATAACGACTGGTTGGCTTTTAGTCCACGTCCTGAAAAATGCCTTGCCGGCAAAGAAGTTAGTTTGATGTTGGTATCCATCTGCAGACTGTCATTCCAGTCTACTTCCAGAATCTTTTCAGGGGCAAAACCCCAGTATTCAAGGTGAGTACCTACCCCTAACGGACATATCACTTTTCCGACACGGTCTTTAATCTGCTTCATTGTTTCATAGTCCAGATGATCCCAATGATCGTGTGTTATCAGTAGATAATCTATCTCGGGCATATCAGCAGGTGTATAAGCATCAGCCCCTTTGAAAGCCTTGTTGTAAAATGAGAAAGGTGAAGCTGAAACCAGTACCGGATCGACCAGCAATTTTTTGCCATCGGTTTGTATGTAAAGAGAGGAGTGCCCCATCCAGACCAATACATCCTCTTCCTTTGCAATTTTTTTAAGGTCGGTCTTTATACTTGGAAGATTGATATCTGGTCGAAGTTCTTTAGATTTTTCGTCGAAAATAGCTCCCAGCCAAGCCTGAATGATAGATTTATCACCCACCAACAAAGGTGTATAGCTCAGATTCTGAAATTTACCATCCCTGTAATTAGGTGATTTTTTTATTCTTACCAAACGCTCCCCACTGGGAAGTTTCCCAAAGCTGGGCTGGTTGACTACAACAACGCTAATAACAACCAACAACAGCAGTATTCCAATAATGCTCCAGACCATTCTTTTTACTATTTTCTTTATTTTTATGTTCATCTCAATCATCTGCTTTATTCGTTAGGTAATAATGTAAACATCCTTATACCCTGTACACAACATGGTATTTTCAATACATCAATATATCTCAAATTAAAGCGGTTAAGTATATTTCAGCTTTTCTTCTTCTAAGTCTATTGCGAATAAATATTTGCGGATGAGCTCTTCGTCCATTTTGTCATCTGTCTTGTTTTTATTCAACAGCCAAATCCTTTGCTGCTCTAAAATTTCAAGATAGATATTCCTCGTTTCGACAGACAATTCATCTTCCTGCGGTGTGCTGTTCCTGTATTCCCACAGTGTGGCTATCTGCTGTAAATATCTGTTGCTATCAAGCTGTTGCGGGTATCCGGTTTTTAAATAGTGTAAGGAATGTTCAGCCATACCTCTCTTCAGCATCATTTCTGCTTCTTCCTCTTTGTAGTGGTCGCCATAGTCGGGAATATTTGCCTTTTTAATCAGCCACGGGAGCGTGAGTCCCTGTAAGACCAATGTTGCCAATATCACGACAAAGGTGATAAAGAGAATAAGATCTCTATAGGGAAAGGGAGTACCGTTGCCCATTTCAATCGGTATTGATAATGCAGCAGCAAGCGAAACTACACCCCGCATTCCCGACCAGCCTAAAATCAATGGGGCTTTTAACCCCGGATTTTTGTCTGCTACCGGAATAAAATTGCTGACTATTTTTGTGACCAATACTGCACCGAATGAGGCAAAAAACCGACCAATAATCAATACGGCAGTTATAAGCAGACCATAGCTTATAGCTGAAGGAAGTCCTATGCCTTCCTGTTTCAACCCATCAGTGATTTCGGGTAAATCCAGTCCAATCATCAGGAATACAAGTCCGTTCAGTAGAAAAATAAGGCTTTTCCATACCTTGGCGCCTTGTATACGTGAAGAGCTGCTCAGAAAATCATTTCTTCGTGCGGACATCAGCAGACCACCGCTTACTACCGAAAGTACGCCCGAACTATGAACCTCTTCGGCAAGTATATACATCGCATAAGGAGTTACGAGCGTAAGAACAATATCAATGTTGGCATCAGTAGGCAGAAGCTTGTGCGCTTTCATCATCAGCCAGCCAATCAGCAGACCGATAGCAACCCCGCCAACGACCATCCACCCAAAACTTAATGCGGCCTGCTGCCAAACAAACTGTCCTGTGGCTACGGCAATCAGGGCAAAACGAAATATGATAAGTGACGAAGCATCGTTCAGCAGACTTTCACCCTCTATTACAGAGGACATCCGCTTTGGCAGTTTTACAAATTTCAGGATAGCATTTGCACTGACGGCATCAGGAGGGGATACAATACCACCCAACAGAAAGCCTAATGCCAATGAAAACCCTGGAATAAACCAATTGGAAACAAAAGCTACCGACATCGCCGTAAGAAAAACCAGCACAAAAGCAAAGCTGCCGACAATCCGTCTCCAGCGCCAAAGCTCTTTCCACGAGATAACAAATGCAGCTTCATATAACAATGGTGGCAAAAAGATAATGAAGATAAGTTCAGGCTCAATGTGTACCCGGGGCATATCTGGTATCAGGCTTATCATCAATCCTGCGATGACCAGCAGCACGGGATAAGCAACTTTTATCTTGTCTGCCAGCATAATAAGCAATACAATCACTACAATCAGTATCAGAAATAAAGTAAAATATTCTATCATAATGCTATTTTTATATGATGCCGAGTATCAATCAGCTGGTATTTTTATGATTATGCCTTTTATTTTCTCTTGCTCAACAGGAGTATATCCTTGGTTTCCAGAATGTTTTTTTTGTAGCCATTGGCGGTAACATTAATCATTGCCTTGCCTACTTCTTCCAACGTCAGGAAAAATGGCTTACTGAATAGTCGCAGGAAAGGATATAATCCATTGATTACCTTGTAAAAACCTTTTACATTTTTTGCTCCTTTGGTAGGCTGCATAAATGCTGGTCTGAAATTATAAACGGCTTTGAATGGCAATTTCAGTAAAGTATTCTCGGTTTTTCCTTTTACTCTTGCCCACATGGTGCGACCTTGCTCTGTACTATCCGTTCCGCCGCCTGATATATAACAGAATGTCATTTGGGGATTAATCGTAGCCATAGCAGATGCAAAGTTTACGGTAAGATTATAGGTGAATTTTGTATAGTCTTCTTCAGTCATTCCAACGGAAGAAACGCCTGCACAAAAATAGCAGGCATCGTAGCCCTGTATTTTTTCTATAATTGGAGAAAGGTCGTTGAAATCTCCGTGCAGCACTTCCTCAACTTTAGTACCTGCATAGCCGCTGGGTTTACGGTTGATGAGTAGTATTTTTTCTATTTGGGGATTGGCAATACATTCCTGTAGAACGCCTTCTCCAACCATTCCTGTTGCTCCTGTGATGATTACTTTCATAAATTCAATAGTTTAAATTGTGTTTTTTTGTTATGATGATATTGGATCCTTTATTTCAGTTTTAATTTCATCATAATATCGGTTTGTTCATCTTCTCCCAGCTTGAAAATATGCTTGTCAAATGCTACAAAACCATTCTTTTGGTAAAAAGCGATTGCTCTGTGGTTTTCTTCCCAAACACCCAACCAGACATAATCTGAATGTATCCGTCTGGCTACATCAACCGCTTTTTCGTATAAAATCTGTCCGGCATTTTTGCCGTGAAATTCTTTTAAAACATAAATCCGTTCTATTTCAAGCGCATTTTTGTCTTTTAGTTCGGTTTGTGATGCGCCGAAATTGACTTTCAAATAACCGATTACTTTTGTTTCAGATAGTGCGAAATAGAACCGGGAATTTTCATTATCAAGTTCATTAGTGAGCTTTTCGATAGAAAATCCTTCCTCTAAGTATTTTTTCATATTTCCTTCGGTATTGCTCGAAGAAAACGTTTCTGAAAAGGTTTTCCTGCCTATTTCCTGAAGCTGTTCAAGGTCGTTTAGGTTGACTTTTTTGATGACGATATCATTCATATCTAAAATGAAAGATACTCCTAATAACCTTTGCTATCAGGAGTATATATTTACTTGATTATTTTATCTGCTAATTCATCCATATAAGCTTGGCGACCCATTTCTTCATATTTGGCAAAATGTCTGTTTACATCTTCGCCTGCAATGTATCTAATCTGCTTTTTACCATCGGTAGCCGCTTCGTAAACAATATCTGCAATCATTTCAGCTGTAGAAAAATAGCTTCCGAAATCAAAATGTGCCATTGATTTTCCAAATCCTTCTTTGTATTCTTCCGCCACAGCCCATATAGCGTTTTCGCCGAACTGCGATTTGATGATGCCTGGAGCAATCGTTTTTATCCCGATATTGAACAGCCCAAGCTCCGGAACCATTCCTTCTGTCCAGCCTTCAATAGCCACCTTGGAGGCATTGTATATCGTATTGAAAGGAACTGGCATCAGTCCGGCCATCGAAGTGGTCGATATAAACAATCCTTGTTTTCTCTCTTTGAAATGAGGAATAAATGCTTTGGTAACACGTATCGTCCCCAGCATATTGGTGTCAAATAGTTTTACAATTTCTTCATCGGTAAGGTTTTCCAATGGACCGCCCAAGCCGTAACCTGCATTGTTGAATACCACATCTACCGTTCCCAGCTCTAATGTTTTTGAAACGGTCTCTTCAATCTGTACCGGGTTGGTTACATCCAATGGAAGTACCGTTACGTTTTCCAGCTTTGCCAGTTCTTTTCCTTTGCTTATATCACGCATCGTTGCGATGACGTTCCAACCTTTTGACTGGAATAACACTGCCGTTGCATTTCCTAATCCGGTGGATGCTCCTGTAATAAATATTGTTTTCATTTTTATTCTTTCTATCGTTTTAAATAATACTTGCCAAATAGATCTTATAATTCTCCAAGTCTTCTTTGGGAGTGCCATTCTTCACCACATCAAAACTGTTAAATCCCGGTAGTATGTCTGCTCCACAAAAAGCATAATTACTCGTAATATTCAATAAGAGGTCATCTGTGGTTTTACCTTTCATCAGGTTCTGATTTTCATCACCGAAAGCTTCTCCGGGAGCATTCCACGTGGCGGATACCAAGAATTTTTTGCCCTTTAATTTACCGCCTGAACCGTATTGCTTACTTGAATCCTGTCGGGTACGTCCGTCGCCTTCCAGAAACTCACGTTTGGCGTGACCTGCTTCAAAAAGTTCATCTGTATACTTTTTGTAAATCCAGGGAGCACCGAACCAGTTGATAGGCGTTTGAAGGATAATAATATCTGCCTGAAGATGCTTGGCAACCTCTTCTTCGGAGTTGTAGCCGCCTTCTACTTTAGTCTCTAATACTTCGTAGCCGTTGGAAAGAAAAAAATCTTTTGCTACCTCTTGCAAAGAAGCATTTAACTTACCCTCAGATCTGTTCGGGTAAGTTAAATGCGTATTGATTAATAAAACTGTTTTGGTTTTATCCATTCTTATTCTTTCGATTAATAAAAAGCAGGCTTATCTCCGTAAACGCCAGGTTTATTAATACCCACACTCGCTTTTACGTCTTTTTCAGGGTGCAGAATAACATCAGCAATGTAAGCACCTACGGCTTTTCTTGCTACTTCAGTACCTAAGAAAGGTTCTCCTTTTTGAGTGGTTTCATAATCCGTCTCGTCTTTGTCAGTCAACCAAGATGGACGCACTACAGTATAATCCAATCCTGATTTTTCTACATTACGTGTTGCCTTACCGTAACGTACAAGATCAGAACCTATCATACGATTGTTCCATTCCCCGAACTTACCTGCAACCTCGTCATAAACGCCAAGACAAGTCACGAAAATCAGACGTTTTACGCCTTGCTGTGTCATTGTTTCAGCGATGGCTGTCGCCATTTTATCCACATCTCCTGCAAGGTTGGCATACACAATATCCTGACCTTTGATAGCGTTGGTTAAGTCTTCGTTGTTCAAAACATCACCGCTGATAAGGTTAATATCAGAACCGCTTTGTGGTAATTGTTCCGCATGTCTTGCGAATAATGTTAATTCTATATTTTTATTTTCCTGTAGGAAGCTGATTGCATGTTGTGCAATTGCACCGCCAGCTCCCAATACTAAAACTTTTGTACTCATTTTTGTTATTTTTTAT is a window of Candidatus Chryseobacterium colombiense DNA encoding:
- a CDS encoding helix-turn-helix domain-containing protein, which produces MSNYSIEPFLFPNGNLNINTKSIAELLEDRPQIIEPHKLSFFALHLFEKGEGLHMVDFNKIEVKEKHILFVAQNQINQFFPPVNYGAKILIFTKEFFCLNQMHLGFFHNTCLFNDPAILPYFDLGNRYDDVLLLFNLIEAELKNCDNENQHIILNNHLFSLLLICENIFRPDSSNTVDISPRKILISKFKTFVNSNDLNKSLSVKQIASYLNVNVRTLEKAFKELEETTPYVWMNNRLILEIKRLLVYKTFSFL
- a CDS encoding MBL fold metallo-hydrolase; translated protein: MNIKIKKIVKRMVWSIIGILLLLVVISVVVVNQPSFGKLPSGERLVRIKKSPNYRDGKFQNLSYTPLLVGDKSIIQAWLGAIFDEKSKELRPDINLPSIKTDLKKIAKEEDVLVWMGHSSLYIQTDGKKLLVDPVLVSASPFSFYNKAFKGADAYTPADMPEIDYLLITHDHWDHLDYETMKQIKDRVGKVICPLGVGTHLEYWGFAPEKILEVDWNDSLQMDTNIKLTSLPARHFSGRGLKANQSLWTAYMLQSSLGNVFICGDTGYDDHFFAIKKKFGTIDFAIMENGQYNEDWKYIHLMPDDLVKAIEVLQPKRVMTVHNSKYALGRHSWHEPLNKISEASEKYDFKMITPMIGEPVMFKDSTQTFKKWWK
- a CDS encoding Na+/H+ antiporter; the encoded protein is MIEYFTLFLILIVVIVLLIMLADKIKVAYPVLLVIAGLMISLIPDMPRVHIEPELIFIIFLPPLLYEAAFVISWKELWRWRRIVGSFAFVLVFLTAMSVAFVSNWFIPGFSLALGFLLGGIVSPPDAVSANAILKFVKLPKRMSSVIEGESLLNDASSLIIFRFALIAVATGQFVWQQAALSFGWMVVGGVAIGLLIGWLMMKAHKLLPTDANIDIVLTLVTPYAMYILAEEVHSSGVLSVVSGGLLMSARRNDFLSSSSRIQGAKVWKSLIFLLNGLVFLMIGLDLPEITDGLKQEGIGLPSAISYGLLITAVLIIGRFFASFGAVLVTKIVSNFIPVADKNPGLKAPLILGWSGMRGVVSLAAALSIPIEMGNGTPFPYRDLILFITFVVILATLVLQGLTLPWLIKKANIPDYGDHYKEEEAEMMLKRGMAEHSLHYLKTGYPQQLDSNRYLQQIATLWEYRNSTPQEDELSVETRNIYLEILEQQRIWLLNKNKTDDKMDEELIRKYLFAIDLEEEKLKYT
- a CDS encoding NAD-dependent epimerase/dehydratase family protein, whose product is MKVIITGATGMVGEGVLQECIANPQIEKILLINRKPSGYAGTKVEEVLHGDFNDLSPIIEKIQGYDACYFCAGVSSVGMTEEDYTKFTYNLTVNFASAMATINPQMTFCYISGGGTDSTEQGRTMWARVKGKTENTLLKLPFKAVYNFRPAFMQPTKGAKNVKGFYKVINGLYPFLRLFSKPFFLTLEEVGKAMINVTANGYKKNILETKDILLLSKRK
- a CDS encoding GNAT family N-acetyltransferase, which codes for MNDIVIKKVNLNDLEQLQEIGRKTFSETFSSSNTEGNMKKYLEEGFSIEKLTNELDNENSRFYFALSETKVIGYLKVNFGASQTELKDKNALEIERIYVLKEFHGKNAGQILYEKAVDVARRIHSDYVWLGVWEENHRAIAFYQKNGFVAFDKHIFKLGEDEQTDIMMKLKLK
- a CDS encoding SDR family oxidoreductase is translated as MKTIFITGASTGLGNATAVLFQSKGWNVIATMRDISKGKELAKLENVTVLPLDVTNPVQIEETVSKTLELGTVDVVFNNAGYGLGGPLENLTDEEIVKLFDTNMLGTIRVTKAFIPHFKERKQGLFISTTSMAGLMPVPFNTIYNASKVAIEGWTEGMVPELGLFNIGIKTIAPGIIKSQFGENAIWAVAEEYKEGFGKSMAHFDFGSYFSTAEMIADIVYEAATDGKKQIRYIAGEDVNRHFAKYEEMGRQAYMDELADKIIK
- a CDS encoding NAD(P)H-dependent oxidoreductase, with the protein product MDKTKTVLLINTHLTYPNRSEGKLNASLQEVAKDFFLSNGYEVLETKVEGGYNSEEEVAKHLQADIIILQTPINWFGAPWIYKKYTDELFEAGHAKREFLEGDGRTRQDSSKQYGSGGKLKGKKFLVSATWNAPGEAFGDENQNLMKGKTTDDLLLNITSNYAFCGADILPGFNSFDVVKNGTPKEDLENYKIYLASII
- a CDS encoding NAD(P)H-binding protein — its product is MSTKVLVLGAGGAIAQHAISFLQENKNIELTLFARHAEQLPQSGSDINLISGDVLNNEDLTNAIKGQDIVYANLAGDVDKMATAIAETMTQQGVKRLIFVTCLGVYDEVAGKFGEWNNRMIGSDLVRYGKATRNVEKSGLDYTVVRPSWLTDKDETDYETTQKGEPFLGTEVARKAVGAYIADVILHPEKDVKASVGINKPGVYGDKPAFY